The sequence tttaatttgtatataatACTAACCGCCTCATCAGTAATGGCATGTATGTGTCCGGGGAACTTGGGCAGGTCCCGTCCCTCGACGGACACGCTCTGTCCGCGATGGTACCAGCGTCGCTCGTACAGCAGCTTGCCGTCCTCCACGCGCGTCTCCGTCGTCTCGCCGCTCTCACGCACTGGGGACTCACCTACGAAATACAGATtgttttattcttcttcttatcgactGAGGTGAAGATATTAATTACCTAGCAATAAGGCCCTGGTGTCAGAATTTCCTCAAATCTGACTGACGGCCCCTGGCGTGAAATTGTAACGACTGTTACTTAGTAGCTTTCGGGGACGCCAGGGCCACGTGCCCTCCCAGGCACGGGGCACGTGTaacaacttccagactccgagctgctttgtgaaagtttgtaaATCCCACAATGCGATTTCGGCCCgtcccgagaatcgaacccgagacatggtgcacagcagtcgcactgcgcgacaactagaccaacgtgTCTAGCAGTCGAATCTTCTAGTGAGGCGAAGCTAACCATGGCTATACTAAGAAATCATTATGGCCATGAGATTATTCAGAATGCTTTGTGAGTAAATGTCAATTTAGCTCACTGTTTTCAAGCAGCAAACCCTACATATTTGACCAACTAAAGTAAAAACCACCGCTCACAAGTACTAGAATTGTAGTGCTTCCTAGGCAGGGTATGCGCGGGCGCATGTCGCGGCGGCGAGTGCCGCGCGATGGCGCGCAGGTCGGCGTCGATGTCGCGCTCGTCCAGCTGGAACGTCAGCGTCGTCGTCAGCGGCTTGCGACGCTTCTCCGGCGCCGGCGCAGGCTCGTTGGCACGCCGTCGGAGGATGCGCTTCATTACGGGCTTCACCTGGGgattgttaaataatattatgtatgttagtccTTAAGGCAAGTATgaggtatatatctatgggaCAAtatagcctgaaaataaaggtattttaagTGGAAAATGGAGATGGAAATTTGGTTGGTGTCCTTGAAAAATTGGTAATGTTAAAATGGATTCATAACGTCATTTATGGCTGTGTATGGTTTCTGTACACTTTTATTGGCAGTAATAAAGGTGATTAGAAACCGGTCATTATAGGAACAAAGAATTATTGAACAACGCGGGTTTTCAAGAATATGAAATAGCTCTggcatttcttttttatttgttttcgtttctgacaaataaaaagaactttCAAGAACACAAACATAAGCGAAAGGAATTTCGATCAGAAATTACTGAAAGTAGATTTGATTCTAAACCATGCATAGAAACAACAAATTACATGGTGAAAAAAGTACAGCTAAGCAACAGCGCAATTGTTGGAATTTCTAAATCAATATGAACTACAACTCACCTCCATAGAATCTCCATTTAACTCCATACTGTGGCGTTCACTCTCAATCATTTTCCTCTTATCCTCGAAGTCATTCAGCAGGTTTTCCCTCAACTCTATCTTCTTCTCTTCAAACTCTTTCGCTGCTGCCTTCTTCTctgctatgtactctctttCTACTACATCGTACATGTGTTCCCTGGGGAATCAAAATAGGTTTATAAATAAGATGTACCTATCATATAACATGATACAAAGTTTTCAATGGGGATAAAGGTAAATCGAAAGTTAACTATGTAAATGTGTGCaattaaaaatttattatttgttactttttctATGTTTCCAAGTTATTCAATGTTTAAATTGTGTCGTGAATAGTTGACGTCAACCATGGATTAGATTATGCAGAAGCAAATTGTCAACTGCACAGCGTTATTATTTTGGAAGTCTTATTGGAATCTTTCTATACTGATGACTGTACTAATGGTTGTTTGTTTGACCGCGCTTATCTAAGgtactactgatccgattttgAAAGTTCGTATAGGACACAAcagaaactgctggcagaagttattaataaaatatgcataTCCTCACCTATATATCTTGTTTATCCTGAGCCTCTCATGCAGCTGGTGCTCTAGCCTCTTGACCCTCCTGAGGAACTCCGGGTGGATGCCATCTTCCAACTGCTGTAACTGCTTCTTCAGGTTTGCTAGCTTATCCTGGTATAATCTGGAATTTTATACCTTCATTACAGATTTTTATGAtttacaggaatgaattttaagcagtgcgcaaaaaaaactggtggtccagaatcgttaacagaacatatctgcatcatcagtaaaattttttttttcattcttttgtccgccctaaaatcagcaaaatatggataccaactattcttacgcgcgccgagcgaagctcgcgtcagtaaaccggtttcgcgttgccgccgtgcatactatgacgactgtgaccgtacaatcggttacaaaataaacatctttcgatatcaataacttttcttttttgtactaaaacactacaaaataaaaatatacgtatctataaaacttatttaactataagttcacaaagtttgcgcactggataaaattcattcctgtatagtgTTGGTGGGGAGTTTGGTGCGCCATTTCTTCCTAGTGTAAAcacgtaggaagtggtgaagggcggttTCTTAATgttgataaattaatattataaaattaaatgttttgttaaaaattcaTTTGATGTtggaaaagtgctgtttttcagcctGTGTATTTTGAATAAAAGCATTTTGATTTTGTAATCTTAAGTAAAGTGTGTGCTTAATGTCATATCGTATTATTAATAACTCTTTAGAAAATGGTTCAACATACTGTTCCTTAACTTCAAGTGGCTCGTCATTGTTTGGTATGTCTGTCTCACTGGCTTCTTCTGTGTCTGTAACAAATATCACATAATAAGGCCCAAGGTCAAAGACAAAATTAACATCAGTTTCctttaaacaactgtttactatatcttcaattgttttaacaaaaatgaAAGTTTATGTTGAAGGTGAACTTGGGCCCAAATTATTTCACAACTTCATAAAcaatgtgaaataaattacaagagAGGCTTTAGcattaataaaatcaaatgaTTAATGTAAGGCCAATACCATCTCTGTCTTAATTAGACAAGAATAATTAAttcgtcatctgcctagccttttcccaactacgtatgagtcagcttccagtctttaTCGGATGCAGGTGGGAACTAAAGTTTTGCATGGAGAGACTGGACAACAAGAGTAATTTACCTATGGCAACTAGAGTGTTCCGAGTAGGACGGACAAGTACCATGACTAAAATTAGGGAATGGGTGTTTCAAAgtactagtactcagctgaatccggttagactggaagctgaccctaacataattttgaaaaggctcgggggatgatgatgaggtgTTTCAAGGTAGGACTTGTCTTGATACTTTCAACAGACAACTGTTTTAAAATGATGTGTGTAATATGTGTCATAATTATTGACTGAAGGAAAACAGCTGTGaggaaaataacaaaagaaaatgtaCTATAAAACAAATCTTCatgacatgtgttgctggggagtttattGTTTCTTTCAagcaataacacatagaaaCTGGTGAATGGtgagcgttttgggggctgtgtatatattttttttatattaaaaagtgcTTCTTTTCAGTCTAATTTGATTGAATGATTTTGATTTCTTCAGTATTGAAATATTGTAGAAGTTCTATCAAGTATCTATTCTCCCTGACTTTTGACTGGTATAAGTAAGTTACATTGAATTAGTTTAATTTGCTATTGATTATAATGTAAACATTATGTATCTTATCATGTTAGTTGGCTAACAAACaagatagtttaaaaaacaaatgatggTGTAAACTTGagttgaaaactttttaaataattgaaaaatgtgGATAGCAGTAACTGCTATATGTAATTATCAACTTGATCcatttaaaaattttaaaactttaaatgaaTGTTAGTGATGTTTCAGTGAAGTTTTTTCagagaaatatattatttagatatttactCAAGGAgagaaatatgaaatattttatttttgctttttattttaatgatttcttGATATAAAGAACCATGAAGCATAAATGATCAACATGctcttagaaataaatgttttaagaaaatttataTCAGCTAAATTGTGTGGTAAAAAGGATATTCCAAAAGTGAacataaaatcaataaagtgACCTTGGTCTGCAGACAAAAGCTTATGTCCTTGACATTATTGTATGTCTTGTGagtaatagttattttaatgtagtaAACATGTTTAATTACTGTGTTATGGTTTATTTTCAGTGGGTTTTATGTACGTTAGCATAATACTAAGATGGATAGGGAGAATAGTGATTAGTGTGGAAGATATAGTTTTTATGCTGTGAGAGGGGGAATACTGGAATGTATGTTTCCAGATTTAAGGCATGGTATGTAAGGTTCCCAAGTCTTTATCTTTGTAAATAATAGATACATTATGTTTCCTGTTTAAACTAGATATGAAAgttaacagttttaaaatcacaTGTGACTAAACAGTTGCACAAAAAGTTGGCCACATGCTACTACTAATAGAAATGAGATTTTTAATGGAGAAAGTGACATCAAAAAGAATCAATTACGTCACCAAACAGGTTGGTAAAAAATAGGCGGGAATACAACAGAATGGTCAacattgtatataaataacctTGTTGTAATTACATAATCAATGTTTACATGCCATGTACATTCTAGAGGGAGACATACATAGAGGTATAGCGAAGATTCGTGAAATAAGATACCAAAACAGGGTTAGACAAAGATCGTAAACAAAACATACCTTCGTCACTGTCGTCGACTGGCGGTGCTGATGGTAACGTGTCTTCTCTGTCTCTGTACCCGTCCAGGTCGTCGTACCCATCGTCCTCGAAGTCATACTCGTCCCCGGGGCCCGAATATGATCCTTGGCAAGACATAGTAGAGGAGACGCGTAATAGTTGCATACAGATTGGGTGCGATCACCGTCTCAGAAACAAACTCTGACAACGAGTAACACCGATACAGACACGAGCAACAAATGGCAATTACCAGTTATGTCACTCATATAAAGAATTTAACATTAATTCCACTTcgatgaaaaaatgaaattggagCAAATTGAAGCTGTTTTACGTCAAAAACTGGACAAAAAGCATCATGCAACCCGTCAAAAACATATAGATCAACAAAATAAATGCGTGGCGCTAGTGTATTACGGTTTACCGTATGAGTGAAAGAGAGATCCGATTGTTTTGTGATTTGTAGAACACAAAAGATATGGTAGCATTATAACCATAAACTCTAGAGCTATTTCGTTATCGACTAAAAGTTGATGtggtttttaaattttatttcgatacacagggttacttgtaagtagaccgcattctttcatgaggtgatagtataggtcaatacggacaaatttgatcATGGGAtatactgggcaaaagttaacccgtttcaagataatcgaatttcattTGCTATGAATGTGGTAGTTTATCTCTAATACTAGATTTCGCTagcgtcctgtatggatcggagtgttgagcattgaaaaagagggatgagaaAAGAGTGCATGTAgtagaaatgagaatgctgagatggatgtgtggtgttacaagaatggataaagtgaggaatgattacattaaaggaagtctgaaagtagcgccagttacagaaaagatgagaagtagaagattgtcgtggtatgggcatgtaatgaggggtgatacgcatgcaacaaagtgtatgctaagtatgaatgtagatggatggagaggaagagaaagacctaagaaaagatggatggattgcctgaaagatgatatgaataggaagagagtgagtgtcagtatgacgagtgacagcggaaaatggaagaaaatgacatattgcgccgaccccaagtaaaatttgggaacagggcaggagaaagactAGATTTCGCTAGCCTATAATGTCTGACGGAAAAAAGTCCCAGAAATGGATAAAAAGGTTAACTAGGTACCTCTATTTTCAGGATATCAGTTACCGGGGAGGATTGCTCTCACAAAAGTTTTTGGGTAAATCCATACTTACGGTTGAAAATTCCCATTAGTTAGTCATCTATATTTACTGAAAGAGAAATAAGAGGAAGAATACAATTCCTAAACCAACTTGAAATACTGAgtgtgataaaatattttaatactttattaACAGTTAAAACTTATAAGAAAACTGGACATCGACTAAAATAACTTACTAAAATATGAGAcgcattaaaaaaaagttatttgtctATTGTTATCAGGGTCTGTCAAGTTTGTTCTACGAATTGCATTAAGGTGGGCTTGAAAACAAGAGAGAGTCAACGACATCAGAGTAAAAGagataaatatataatgttgccaccaaaaatacaatttcgtatTCTCCCTAATAATGAgcgtataaattgatttttaaagtaaattaccCTTGAAGATACTTTTAGCTATTATTCTAAtgccaaaaaatatacttagttgagaaatattagatataaaatttaatattacttattagaaaatatatatgGGGGATTATGTGTGGCAACACTAATGTCCGGACGCCATATTGGTTTTGACATTGTTGACGTCACAAGAAAAATGTCTGCGGCCGGTTGCGCACCATTTTATCTTGtactaatgtttatttgtaataaataaactacttcCATTTAATTCTACATACATTGATAACGTTGAGTCGAGCTTGCTCCTCCGTTGCTGTGTTTTGGTGAAATTAAGTGTGTATTTGTGAGATATAGACTCGGTGTTGAGACAGTGActtgtttgattttgttttgtgtttaattcgcGATGAgttcacaaaaagaaaacacaagaaTCTGCTGCTTGTGTGGATCTTCACCTTCTAAAGATCCCAGCATCACTTTGCATCGGTTTCCAAAGCCTGGCACTAAAAATGCTCTGCGGTATGTACACTCCATGCTATTCGTCTTAGACGACATAGAATACcacatttattgttaattccGCTTCTAACTACCACAAACTCACGtaacatatatacctatatacttaagTCCCAACTTTCCTTGCCaaaaatcattaggtacttactataaaaagttttcttgCTTACACCATTCCCGTATCTAATATAACATCTCTTTCAATCAAAGCGAAGACTACCCACTGAcatgatataataatatcttaactcggaaaatgattaaaatagtgTGTAATTTGAGAGCAGTGGTGGCCGAGTGGTAACTGCCCCAACTTACGAGTGGTAGGTCGCGGGTTCAAACCCGATCTGGCGCATAACTTTGTGTAATTTATTTCGTCACTACTGCTCTCAaaacggtgaaggaaaacatcgtgAGGAAACCAGCATGTCCtagaaccaaaaaaaaattcgaaGACGTGTGACATCCACCAATCCGCACTGGGCCCGCGGGGTGGATTATGGCCCAAGCCCTCTCCTAGAGAGGAGGCTGTGTCCCAGCAGTGGGAACATtagaaggctgatgatgagtgtgtaattttgatatttttaattttcagttgtgAATTATGGGCAAAGTATTGCTTCCCAAACGAAGCCTGGTCTTCACCAAAATTCCAGGACGCACTCCATAAACAACATAAGATGCTATGCagcaaacatttcaaaagcaCATGCTTTAATGAGAAGAAGTTGTTCAGAACAGCTGTACCTGATGTTCAATGCCAAAAGGTTAGTACCATTATCATTTTGAAAGTGTATTTAAAACACCTGTCTTATATAGCACAGAAATACAGACATTATGTTCAGTGTTCATTGTACTATGCAAAGCTATTTCTGAATGACATAGACAAGGCCTGGACCCAAAGATTATGGAGGTACATGGGCTCTATGCGCCACCAAATTGGGAATTTGAGTAGAGCAGAGTAAGAATTATATATGAAGGCAGATTCTTTACTGGAAGAATGAACTTTCGCATAAATGAATTCCCACAAAAAATCTGCTAATGGTTATCCAACCAATTGCaagatataaatttaaaaaattaaatatatgatgAGTACAATGACCTCTTAAGAGGTTGTTGGTTTTTTCCATAACActgtatatatgtttttttacatttacctcATCTATGACTAATAAATTTAAAGAGTtatctttaaatttatttaaaataatcaacTTTCAATTTACAGGATACAACAACTTCTAATGTGCCAGATCAATCTGCCATATTTGAACCTGTTGCCGGTCCATCCAGAATGAATCCTTTAACAGAACATAATGTAAACATTATCACTCCGACCAATTCAGGAATGTTTGTGTGCAAGTCTTCAAAACAAGAAAGTGACCAGAAAAGCAAAATGTTGAGGAAACTGAAAAGTAGTATGAACAAGGTGTATAGAttacaaaaaactgtaaaacatttaaaaaacgaatcttttttaaatgttatttgtaaCAATGAGACAGTCCGAGAAATCCTCAATACAAAAATGAGTTCGACATTTGCACTGTTACTGCAAGGAGAACTGCAGAATTATAAGAGGAAGAAGCCTGGTCGCAGGTGGAACATGGAGGCTAAAATAATAGCATTGAGGCTCTACAAGAGGTCACCAACTAGCTACAAATTGCTAAGGAGAATGATTTGTTTACCAGCACCCAGCACATTAAAATCCCTCTTAAGTAAATTTAAGATGAATGTGGGGACACACAAAACAATACTCACAATTTTAAAAAACACGACAAAACACTTTGTCCCCTCTGAACGTGAGTACATATTGTTGTGGGATGAAATGTCCTTAAGAAAAAATTTATGGTACAATTCGAAGACGGATTTAATTGAAGGGTTTCAAGACCATGCTACACAAGGTAGATCTCCACAGCCAGCTTCATATGCCCTTGTATTTATGATAGTTGGAGTCAGGAAACATTTTAAGCAGCCAGTGGCTTATTATTTATCAAGCGGTTCTGTCACAGCTGACAGACTTTCAGCTTTGATTAAGGAGGTATGCATTGCTTCTTCATATTCAACGATGATCATGCTGATTTAACTCTTTGCTGAACTATGATGTTAGTTTATTTGTTGCTAATCTCCCTTATAATACTTTCAGGTTTTAAATTGTTGCTTTGATGCTGGGATAAACATATGCGCTTCAGTCTGTGACTTGGATGGAGTCAACAAGAGAGCTCTATGTCAATTAGGAGCTTCTGTTGAGAATCCCTTCATAGAAGTGAGCAATCACAAAATTGTCACTCTATTTGACACACCACACCTGCTGAAGTGCTTCAGAAATCTTTTCATGAAATATCATGTAAGATTTAGGACCAATATAACATCAGACCACCAACAAGGAATTggtaagtcatttgttatttagttttagaaaaataattgtttaataataaatatgtacatttaaagcataatatttttttgtacaagtaATTATAACACCGGGAACGATAAGAGGCGGGTTATTTTCTTAGAATAGTtgactttatatttaattttggatatttattttgtactttatgttttaattgaCTTGtgacgaataaataaaatagttaattataacactattaataattactttacaGGAGTCGCTAAATGGAGCCACATCAAGCAATTTTATGAATTGGACAATAATAATCCCAATTTTGTGTTTGCACCATGCCTAAGTAAACAACACCTTGAGCCTAATTCCAAACAAAAAATGAGGGTAAAACTTGCGGCACAAGTTTTAAGCCACTCAGTTGCAGCAGGACTATATACTAAAATAGCTGGAGGTAAGAAACCTGATTTATTCCTCAGATCATAGTTGCATGATACTTATATTTGTTTCAACAGTATGGTTATCTGGGGTTGTGTCTTTGATAAAGGATAAAAccaacaaataattatattgtgcTTTTAACATTATTACTTAATCCTGTATTGAGCAAGTAACTAGCCGAAacttcacaatttataaaaagtaaagtataaaataaatgtatattatgtGTACATTTGCTGCCAGTATATCCGAAGTTATTAAGCTAGTTAGTAATATGCTTACTcatattgatttgatttgtttaTTGTGAATTTTCAGGAGACATGCCGACTGAAGCCTTGGCAACGGCTAATTTAATTTCAAGCATGGACGATTTGTTTGATGGTGTAAACGCGTCGACACCAGACTTAAGgagaggaaaaatattttccacaaatataaaacacaatACAGGACATCTCCAAATGTTcgataaaatgaaatttttttttaaaaccctGGAATTCTTGGGATGCAGGGGTAATCCCCCATCAAAAGATGGCTGGATTTGGACCCTCAATGGGTTAGAAATGGTTTGGAAAATTCTAAGTGCCAAACATACTACAGTTAAAAGTTTATCCACGAGAAGATTCCAGCAGGATCCTCTTGAAAATTTATTTGGATGCATTCGATTCAACTGTGGATCCAATAGCAACCCAACAGTTGCACAATTCGTTGCTGGATTAAAAACAGCTGTAATAAGCAACATGGCACATACTAGCTCAGGTAATTGTGAGCTGGATAGCAACAGTGCCATAAttaccaattttaaaaaattattgacACCAGCCACAGACATGCACACTGAAACTGAACAATCGGAGTCTGTTatagaaaatgaaattgaagaaaatattatttcctccCTGGAACAAAATTTGGAGGAAGGAAGTAGCGAACTACAAGCATGTGCTTATGTCTGTGgcttcataattaaaaaatataaaaatatttgtaagaactgtaaaaatattttagtctccGAAACACCAGAAGAAGTGCATAATTTTATAGagtttaaaaattatgattCGGTAAAAAATTCTCTTACATACGCCTCTAAAAATTTAATAGATTGTGTAGAAAAAAGTgcaaacataattaatatttttttagaaaaagagGCGTATAaagagaatataaaaaaaaaataacacaattactAAAGGACTCTATAAATTATGTCTTCCTCGAAAATTGTATGGAGCACaaagaattaaatataaattatataataaatagtgtcttccatattaatataaagagatattgcataataaaaaacaaaatttattccgAAGATGCATGTAAATCTgcactaaaaagaaaaatgaacataattatgcataaataaatatcttaactaatattatatgtgtgcgttcgcgcagcggaatgttgttgaatttaaagattttaattatgcagataattagtgtatgacgtcctataattgtgtatggtaaaaaaaaatttgtgtatgcagccattgtggagaaattaactaaaaactgattccgctgggcAAACGTTGTCCTgtcggaactttttttaatccttagactttagaagaaaaaagATGTGTCCacaaattagtgtgtatttgtgtgtaattgtttatgtatgaatgaaatcagtgcatgcataaacttgggagaaattcaagtttccgcttcgcgaacgtttggccattagctagttttcatataaagcgtttacatagagagctgcagatttttacatacgttgttttgaatttgtttatatttgtttaaaaaacagatttagaaaaagtcgtagggtttaaaagataaaaatgtaaacgtaaaatacactttaaaacatacaaaaattattGACACCAGCCACAGACATGCACACTGAAACGGAACAATCGGAGTCTGTTatagaaaatgaaattgaagaaaatattatttcctccCTGGAACAAAATTTGGAGGAAGGAAGTAGCGAACTACAAGCATGTGCTTATGTCTGTGgcttcataattaaaaaatataaaaatatttgtaataactgcaaaaatattttagtctccGAAACACCAGAAGAAGTGCATAATTTTATAGagtttaaaaattatgattCGGTAAAAAattctaaagtgtattttacgtttatatttttatcttttaaaccctgcgactttttctaaatctgttttttaaacaaatataaacaaattcaaaacaacgtatgtaaaaatctacagctctctatgtaagcgctttatatgaaaactagctaatggccaaacgttcgcgaagcggaaacttgaatttctcccaagtttatgcatgcactgatttcattcatacataaacaattacacccaaatacacactaatttttggacacatctcttttcttctaaagtctatggattaaaaaaagtttcgccaggacaacgttcgcccagcggaatcagtttttggtgaatttctccacaatggctgcatacacaattttttttttaccatacacaattataggacgtcatacactaattatctgcataattaaaatctttaaattcaacaacattccgctgcacGAACGcacacatattttattacagttttaaagttatttgagAAAAACAGATTTGGCTGCAGTAATgtttgaaatgttaaaacttggcaagatcgtttttcaaaaatttgtttCAGCCCGGAACGAAATACATTGATATATAGCTTTTGTTGTGtagtaaatgtttgtaaatatcaaaatataattgGTCTAGTGTCTTTCTCTTCCTAatcatttctataataaagaagaaataacaCCAACGTTTATTACACAATATGATAGAATAATTTAAACCATGTCTGTAAACTTGTTGTTTGTTAAACAAATCGATAGTATTctttattgtataataacatagtcttgttttttataatagtaacactttaaaactaactagaatttttgtttgtttatgttttgatgtTGAAATTGTATGCAATAGGCCCATCCATACTTGTTATTTTGGACGAAAATGtctg is a genomic window of Helicoverpa zea isolate HzStark_Cry1AcR chromosome 6, ilHelZeax1.1, whole genome shotgun sequence containing:
- the LOC124631306 gene encoding sin3 histone deacetylase corepressor complex component SDS3; the protein is MQLLRVSSTMSCQGSYSGPGDEYDFEDDGYDDLDGYRDREDTLPSAPPVDDSDEDTEEASETDIPNNDEPLEVKEQLYQDKLANLKKQLQQLEDGIHPEFLRRVKRLEHQLHERLRINKIYREHMYDVVEREYIAEKKAAAKEFEEKKIELRENLLNDFEDKRKMIESERHSMELNGDSMEVKPVMKRILRRRANEPAPAPEKRRKPLTTTLTFQLDERDIDADLRAIARHSPPRHAPAHTLPRKHYNSSTCESPVRESGETTETRVEDGKLLYERRWYHRGQSVSVEGRDLPKFPGHIHAITDEAIWVKKTNLERVRIYISQLARGKVTLKRRAS
- the LOC124631205 gene encoding uncharacterized protein LOC124631205 isoform X2, whose amino-acid sequence is MSSQKENTRICCLCGSSPSKDPSITLHRFPKPGTKNALRCELWAKYCFPNEAWSSPKFQDALHKQHKMLCSKHFKSTCFNEKKLFRTAVPDVQCQKDTTTSNVPDQSAIFEPVAGPSRMNPLTEHNVNIITPTNSGMFVCKSSKQESDQKSKMLRKLKSSMNKVYRLQKTVKHLKNESFLNVICNNETVREILNTKMSSTFALLLQGELQNYKRKKPGRRWNMEAKIIALRLYKRSPTSYKLLRRMICLPAPSTLKSLLSKFKMNVGTHKTILTILKNTTKHFVPSEREYILLWDEMSLRKNLWYNSKTDLIEGFQDHATQGRSPQPASYALVFMIVGVRKHFKQPVAYYLSSGSVTADRLSALIKEVLNCCFDAGINICASVCDLDGVNKRALCQLGASVENPFIEVSNHKIVTLFDTPHLLKCFRNLFMKYHVRFRTNITSDHQQGIGVAKWSHIKQFYELDNNNPNFVFAPCLSKQHLEPNSKQKMRVKLAAQVLSHSVAAGLYTKIAGGDMPTEALATANLISSMDDLFDGVNASTPDLRRGKIFSTNIKHNTGHLQMFDKMKFFFKTLEFLGCRGNPPSKDGWIWTLNGLEMVWKILSAKHTTVKSLSTRRFQQDPLENLFGCIRFNCGSNSNPTVAQFVAGLKTAVISNMAHTSSGNCELDSNSAIITNFKKLLTPATDMHTETEQSESVIENEIEENIISSLEQNLEEGSSELQACAYVCGFIIKKYKNICNNCKNILVSETPEEVHNFIEFKNYDSVKNSKVYFTFIFLSFKPCDFF
- the LOC124631205 gene encoding uncharacterized protein LOC124631205 isoform X1 produces the protein MSSQKENTRICCLCGSSPSKDPSITLHRFPKPGTKNALRCELWAKYCFPNEAWSSPKFQDALHKQHKMLCSKHFKSTCFNEKKLFRTAVPDVQCQKDTTTSNVPDQSAIFEPVAGPSRMNPLTEHNVNIITPTNSGMFVCKSSKQESDQKSKMLRKLKSSMNKVYRLQKTVKHLKNESFLNVICNNETVREILNTKMSSTFALLLQGELQNYKRKKPGRRWNMEAKIIALRLYKRSPTSYKLLRRMICLPAPSTLKSLLSKFKMNVGTHKTILTILKNTTKHFVPSEREYILLWDEMSLRKNLWYNSKTDLIEGFQDHATQGRSPQPASYALVFMIVGVRKHFKQPVAYYLSSGSVTADRLSALIKEVLNCCFDAGINICASVCDLDGVNKRALCQLGASVENPFIEVSNHKIVTLFDTPHLLKCFRNLFMKYHVRFRTNITSDHQQGIGVAKWSHIKQFYELDNNNPNFVFAPCLSKQHLEPNSKQKMRVKLAAQVLSHSVAAGLYTKIAGGDMPTEALATANLISSMDDLFDGVNASTPDLRRGKIFSTNIKHNTGHLQMFDKMKFFFKTLEFLGCRGNPPSKDGWIWTLNGLEMVWKILSAKHTTVKSLSTRRFQQDPLENLFGCIRFNCGSNSNPTVAQFVAGLKTAVISNMAHTSSGNCELDSNSAIITNFKKLLTPATDMHTETEQSESVIENEIEENIISSLEQNLEEGSSELQACAYVCGFIIKKYKNICKNCKNILVSETPEEVHNFIEFKNYDSVKNSLTYASKNLIDCVEKSANIINIFLEKEAYKENIKKK